In the genome of Chaetodon auriga isolate fChaAug3 chromosome 15, fChaAug3.hap1, whole genome shotgun sequence, one region contains:
- the smg6 gene encoding telomerase-binding protein EST1A, giving the protein MANELDRVRISAAELRAEASNSINIADFQKEEQQEHRVHKQQRRREGKRPDLQRYQSVPGHGRRHRDSEEAETGQCDSLATDSYEHDRSSQSEKKDVAEKVLERQGCADGGTGTDKREEDRVRGDGSNTQNCGKGSQSQAKAETTQAKGFVENDREHQEPAGAAKPTKKSRKPDQEFYQPGSRRNIQGKDCGVGREQDKPPPRKHEQKTEPESQLSTGEREGNNKISIQKQGGKDGGKDEGKGKQDRVRLSSETNRKKGSRDEKKPPLPSDASVEKIANKVEKLSVKEKGKVGCEGRVVEESSCRTGETTDKEKRGQEGGRKEAEEKVEKKREKGSRRRRGGEKEKERNQDSRRGEDEVGGGGKSDWGKVEKERDKKTAEADRDNKPGKIGETHQSKGRENRRESRRGDNNNNSRSRDAEKDAKTQGNVDRAMERGDRKQSNANITTPTSKRYSKSDIRRSRNRTYSSSSASSVTSLDGPGLGKDAESTKWSRLETRYNNREGMGNRGEGRRSHLQSWTTNGESSTESLEGSEMSDIAEDRRRRRRGGEEELSAERRRDERNRPKGNKGGGRGILKVSLEKQSSTSSHSGVVQHHKQGLVPRGRGGGILVLPARTDISNSPEVGQRLLFGGIRGGAASRSRGGRGGGVRRLWDPNNPDQKPALTSAQSSQHPSLQQPVYLQTGTGYGQLHFLDTDDEVAGSPPVPQGEHFRSKQAATMAYYKFQNSDNPYCYPMPTSNPHDPGTVTSPRYPYPYHMGPYQMAPTNGMYAGPGVGQFCGSYRGAGYSQSGAGGAVTFEEVEHQARGELGRLLRAADAQELQLSNLLSRDRVSADGLDRMAQLRADLLGLYEHVILTDIELSDSQNVDQALWKNVFYQVIERFRQLLKDPTYDNTPHIRNMLLTLLDEGALFFDALLQKLQTVYQFKLEDYMDGMAIRTRPLRKTVKYALISAQRCMICQGDIARYREQASDSANYGKARSWYLKAQQIAPKNGRPYNQLALLAVYTKRKLDAVYYYMRSLAASNPILTAKESLMSLFEEAKRKAEQLERRRRQEHEGGSRGPAVRGRGRGEDGARVEVWIRPSGQAAAASSQRGGSESSRDSEQDGELGSLSASDLNKRFSLSFLHAHGKLFTKVGMESFPGVASRVLQEFRMLLQHGPSLLGSTHMLQIITINMFTIHNAHSRGEEGEVRSVLHEQSTALGLGMFALLVQRCTELLRDTPAEPVPMADGEEEGKGEELEGMVRVSAFPLDLRELLPSIKVWSDWMLGHPDQWNPPPCSIDCCPDVWQCLADLCNVLARVDHGEVPLYKVDNDESEGDEELTVLQLKEDKLLAGFVPLLAAPQEPCYTDRHTDMAIAADCKRVTVLKYFLEALCGQEEPLLAFKGGKYVSVATSPSNHSVDTRSRQDSLTEKEADDVIVESSLSASEGEEDAEEAGDSENDIRQLKARRHALTNKLAQQQKRRDKIQAVLQTAGQLELEVRPLFLVPDTNGFIDHLEGLKKLLQCGTYIIVVPLIVITELDGLAKGQDSFGGGMGSGGRSTGSWGNYNVNATHVRAVQEKARLAVAFLEKGFEAKEPYLRALTSRGNQLESIAFRSEDTSGQQGNNDDVILSCCLHYCKDKAKDFMPDQRNGTVRLQREVVLLTDDRNLRVKALTRNVPVRDIPAFLSWAKVG; this is encoded by the exons aaGAGCAACAAGAGCATCGCGTGCACAAGCAGCAAAGGAGGCGTGAAGGAAAGCGCCCTGATCTGCAGCGCTACCAGTCAGTACCTGGCCATGGACGGCGTCATCGtgacagtgaggaggcagaaaCTGGTCAATGTGATTCCCTGGCCACTGATTCATATGAGCATGATCGGTCATCACAGAGTGAGAAAAAGGATGTGGCTGAAAAAGTTTTAGAGAGACAAGGATGTGCAGATGGCGGAACAGGTACtgacaagagggaagaagacaGGGTGAGAGGTGATGGCAGTAACACTCAAAACTGTGGAAAAGGCAGCCAGTCACAGGCTAAAGCAGAGACAACTCAAGCTAAAGGctttgttgaaaatgacagagaacACCAGGAACCTGCTGGAGCTGCTAAGCCAACAAAGAAATCCCGCAAACCAGATCAAGAATTTTATCAACCTGGGAGCCGAAGAAACATTCAAGGAAAGGATTGTGGTGTTGGAAGAGAGCAAGATAAGCCACCCCCACGGAAGCATGAGCAGAAAACTGAACCAGAGTCCCAGTTGAGTACAGGGGAAAGGGAGGGGAACAATAAAATATCTATACAGAAGCagggagggaaagatggagggaaagatgaaggaaaaggtAAACAGGACAGGGTAAGACTGTCCAGTGAGACAAACCGAAAGAAAGGAAGCCGAGATGAGAAAAAGCCTCCTTTACCCTCGGATGCTTCAGTGGAAAAAATTGCAAACAAAGTAGAAAAGCTCAGCGTCAAAGAAAAGGGTAAAGTTGGATGTGAAGGCCGAGTTGTTGAAGAGTCAAGCTGCAGGACAGGGGAAACAACTGATAAGGAAAAGAGAGGccaagagggaggaagaaaagaggcagaagaaaaggtagagaagaagagggaaaagggaagccgcaggagaagaggaggagagaaagaaaaagagaggaatcAGGATtcaagaagaggagaagatgaagtAGGTGGTGGAGGAAAGAGTGACTGGGGGAAAgttgagaaggagagagacaaaaaaacagcagaagcgGATAGGGATAACAAACCAGGTAAGATAGGAGAGACACATCAAAGCAAAGGAAGAGAGAATCGCAGagaaagcagaagaggagataacaacaacaacagtcgGTCCAGAGATGCCGAGAAAGATGCTAAGACACAAGGAAACGTAGACAGGGCCATGGAGAGAGGTGACAGAAAGCAATCCAATGCAAACATCACAACACCAACTTCAAAACGCTATTCCAAATCAGATATTCGACGCTCACGGAATCGAACTTACAGCAGTAGCTCAGCCAGCAGTGTGACCAGCCTGGATGGTCCTGGACTAGGAAAGGACGCAGAGAGTACCAAGTGGTCACGCTTGGAGACTCGGTACAATAACAGAGAGGGGATGGGTAATAGAGGGGAAGGAAGAAGGAGTCATTTACAAAGCTGGACCACCAACGGGGAATCCTCTACAGAATCACTGGAAGGGAGTGAGATGAGTGACATAGCAGAAGatagaaggaggagaagaagaggtggagaggaagagctaagtgcagagagacggagggacGAAAGGAACAGACCAAAGGGAAACAAAGGTGGAGGTCGGGGAATCCTAAAAGTTTCTCTAGAAAAACAGTCAAGTACCTCATCACATAGTGGGGTTGTACAACATCACAAACAGGGCTTGGTCCCTCGTGGCAGAGGTGGGGGTATCCTGGTGCTTCCAGCCCGCACAGACATCTCTAATTCACCTGAGGTTGGGCAAAGGCTTCTTTTTGGTGGAAttagaggaggagcagcttccaggagcagaggaggcagaggaggaggagtgagacgACTCTGGGATCCAAATAACCCTGACCAGAAACCAGCTCTGACCAGCGCCCAGTCCTCACAACATCCATCTCTCCAACAGCCTGTGTATCTTCAGACTGGAACTGGATATGGACAACTTCACTTTCTGGACACGGACGATGAGGTAGCAGGCAGTCCTCCGGTCCCACAGGGTGAGCACTTTCGATCCAAGCAGGCTGCTACCATGGCCTACTACAAATTCCAAAACTCTGACAACCCCTACTGCTACCCTATGCCAACCAGCAACCCACACGATCCTGGCACGGTCACCAGTCCGCGCTATCCATACCCTTATCATATGGGGCCCTACCAAATGGCTCCCACTAATGGAATGTACGCGGGCCCGGGTGTGGGTCAGTTCTGCGGGAGTTACAGGGGAGCAGGTTATTCCCAGTCAGGTGCGGGAGGTGCTGTGACATTTGAAGAAGTGGAGCACCAAGCCAGAGGGGAGCTGGGGAGGCTGCTGAGGGCTGCGGATGCACAGGAGCTCCAGCTCAGTAACCTGCTGTCCAGAGACAGAGTGAGCGCTGATGGACTGGATCGCATGGCCCAGCTCAG AGCTGACCTTTTGGGGCTATATGAGCATGTGATCCTGACAGACATCGAGTTGTCAGACTCTCAGAATGTGGATCAGGCTTTGTGGAAGAACGTCTTTTACCAGGTCATAGAGCGCTTCCGGCAGCTTCTCAAAGACCCCACCTATGACAACACCCCTCATATTAGGAACATGCTGCTCACACTGCTTGATGAG GGAGCACTATTCTTTGATGCGCTGCTTCAGAAGCTGCAGACAGTATACCAGTTTAAATTAGAGGATTACATGGACGGCATGGCTATCAGGACTCGGCCATTACGCAAAACG gtAAAGTATGCACTGATCAGTGCTCAGCGCTGCATGATTTGTCAGGGAGACATTGCACGTTACCGGGAACAAGCCAGTGACTCGGCAAACTACGGCAAAGCTCGCAG cTGGTACCTGAAAGCCCAGCAGATTGCCCCCAAAAATGGACGGCCATATAACCAGCTTGCCCTGCTGGCAGTCTATACA AAACGGAAGTTGGATGCTGTGTATTATTACATGCGCAGCTTGGCAGCTTCCAACCCCATTCTGACTGCGAAGGAAAGCCTGATGAGTCTGTTTGAGGAAGCAAAGCGAAAG GCTGAGCAGCTTGAGCGAAGACGGAGGCAGGAGCATGAAGGGGGCTCCAGGGGTCCAGCagtaagaggaagaggaaggggggaAGATGGAGCACGTGTGGAGGTTTGGATTCGCCCCAGTGGACAAGCGGCAGCCGCATCCTCACAGAGAGGAGGTAGTGAATCCAGCAGAGACTCTGAACAGGACGGAGAGCTGGGCAGCCTCAGTGCTAGTGAT cTAAATAAGAGATTCAGTCTGAGTTTCCTGCATGCACATGGGAAGCTCTTCACAAAAGTGGG CATGGAGTCCTTCCCTGGAGTGGCAAGCCGTGTTCTGCAGGAGTtcaggatgctgctgcagcatggcCCTTCCCTACTgggcagcacacacatgctgcagatCATCACTATCAATATGTTCACCATACACAATGCCCACAGCAGAG GTGAAGAAGGGGAAGTGCGGTCTGTTTTACACGAGCAAAGCACTGCCCTGGGCCTCGGCATGTTTGCACTGCTGGTGCAGCgctgcacagagctgctcagagatactcctgcag AACCAGTTCCCAtggcagatggagaggaggagggtaaAGGGGAGGAGCTGGAGGGTATGGTGAGGGTCTCTGCCTTCCCCTTGGACCTTAGAGAACTACTACCAAGCATCAAGGTCTGGTCTGACTGGATGTTGGGACACCCAGACCAGTGGAACCCACCACCATGCAGTATAGA TTGCTGCCCCGATGTTTGGCAGTGCCTGGCTGACCTGTGTAACGTGCTGGCACGTGTGGACCACGGCGAAGTGCCGCTGTACAAAGTCGACAATGACGAAAGTGAAGGAGACGAGGAGTTGACTGTGCTGCAACTGAAGGAGGACAAGCTACTTGCTGGCTTTGTCCCACTGCTGGCTGCACCACAGGAGCCCTgttacacagacagacacactgacatg GCAATAGCAGCAGATTGTAAGAGAGTGACAGTGTTGAAGTACTTTCTGGAGGCGTTGTGTGGACAGGAAGAGCCCCTGTTGGCCTTCAAGGGAGGCAAATATGTCTCTGTGGCAACTTCTCCATCTAACCACTCTGTGGATACAAGGAGCAGGCAGGATTCTCTaacagagaaagag gctgatgatgtcatagtggAGTCCTCTCTCTCCGCgtcagaaggagaggaggatgctgaggAGGCTGGAGACAGTGAGAACGACATCAGACAGCTGAAGGCACGACGTCACGCCCTCACTAACAAACTGGCACAGCAACAGAAGCGCAGGGATAAAATACAG gcagtgctgcagacagctggGCAGTTGGAGCTGGAAGTGAGGCCTCTCTTTCTGGTTCCAGATACCAATGGATTCATTGATCACTTGGAAGGGCTGAAGAAACTCCTTCAGTGTGGAACGTACATAATAGTTGTGCCGCTCATCG TGATTACAGAGTTAGATGGCCTGGCGAAAGGCCAGGACAGCTTTGGTGGAGGAATGGGGTCAGGAGGGCGCAGCACTGGCAGTTGGGGCAACTACAATGTTAATGCCACGCATGTGCGGGCTGTGCAGGAGAAGGCCCGGTTGGCTGTGGCTTTCCTAGAGAAAGGATTTGAAGCCAAGGAGCCGTACCTCAGAGCGCTAACAAGCAGAGGAAATCAGCTTGAGTCTATTGCCTTCCGCAGTGAAGACACCTCTGGACAGCAG GGTAACAATGATGATGTGattctgtcctgttgtctccACTATTGCAAAGACAAGGCAAAGGATTTCATGCCTGATCAGAGAA atgggacGGTGAGGCTCCAGAGGGAGGTGGTACTCCTTACAGATGACCGTAACCTGCGTGTCAAAGCTTTGACCCGCAACGTCCCGGTCCGAGACATCCCCGCTTTCCTCAGCTGGGCCAAAGTGGGCTGA